One stretch of Lacimicrobium alkaliphilum DNA includes these proteins:
- a CDS encoding response regulator, giving the protein MTTNVLICDDSGFARRQMARSIPRGWDVNISFAEHGKQALESIEEGLADVMFLDLNMPVMDGYQTMEQIRARDLPTMVIVVSGDVQPQARKRMLAMGALDFIAKPIDNDKLTELLRQYGLYSGESGGGELRESAGAGEIDRLDVYREMANVAMGQAGEKLAQLLDVFINLPIPNVNQIETNELRMAIAEIQQKAHVSAVSQGFVSTGINGEALVIFNDTDFASMVKLLKYPSRENDERLEVEALMDVSNILIGACVNALSQQLDLNFSRSHPIILGRHCDLEQLLQSNVSRWSKIVAVEIGYSIEQHDIHFDLLLLLPQASMDMMFEKLVAHSEVANG; this is encoded by the coding sequence ATGACAACCAATGTGCTGATCTGCGACGATTCAGGTTTTGCCAGAAGGCAGATGGCGCGGTCGATTCCCAGGGGCTGGGATGTCAATATCAGTTTTGCCGAGCACGGTAAGCAGGCCCTCGAATCTATCGAAGAAGGTCTTGCCGATGTGATGTTTCTGGATCTGAATATGCCGGTGATGGATGGTTACCAGACCATGGAGCAGATCCGTGCCCGCGACTTACCGACCATGGTGATAGTGGTTTCCGGCGATGTACAGCCTCAGGCCCGCAAGCGGATGCTGGCCATGGGGGCCCTGGATTTTATCGCCAAACCCATAGATAACGACAAACTCACCGAACTGTTGCGCCAGTATGGTTTGTACAGTGGCGAGAGCGGTGGTGGGGAATTGCGCGAGTCAGCCGGGGCCGGTGAAATTGACCGTCTCGATGTGTACCGGGAAATGGCGAATGTGGCCATGGGCCAGGCAGGTGAAAAGCTGGCCCAGTTGCTGGATGTGTTTATTAATCTGCCTATCCCCAATGTTAATCAGATTGAAACCAATGAACTGCGCATGGCGATTGCAGAAATACAGCAGAAAGCCCATGTATCGGCAGTATCTCAGGGCTTTGTCAGCACCGGGATAAATGGCGAAGCGCTGGTGATCTTCAATGACACCGATTTTGCCAGCATGGTTAAGCTGCTTAAATATCCCTCCAGAGAAAACGATGAGCGTCTTGAAGTCGAGGCGCTGATGGATGTATCAAATATCCTGATTGGCGCTTGCGTTAACGCCTTGTCGCAGCAGCTTGACCTGAACTTCAGTCGCAGTCATCCGATAATTCTGGGACGTCACTGTGATCTGGAGCAACTGCTGCAAAGCAATGTTTCACGCTGGAGCAAGATTGTTGCGGTGGAAATCGGCTATTCCATTGAGCAACATGACATTCACTTTGATTTGTTGCTGCTGTTGCCCCAGGCTTCCATGGATATGATGTTCGAAAAGCTGGTAGCGCATAGCGAGGTGGCAAATGGCTAA
- a CDS encoding GGDEF domain-containing protein, whose protein sequence is MAKPNAEQAELEAMHWQLNLLGSIEVGIVVLDREYRVKTWNEFMHNHSGILPSKIRGQRLFEFFEEINEQWFIRKTRPVFELNSPAFLIWEQQPYLFKFASHRPVTSASELMYQNITLFPLMAPSGKVEHLCIMVYDVTDEVISKQQLNQANDKLQQMSRIDGLTGLYNRRFWEESCMLEFKRCMRNQGQASLLMLDIDHFKPVNDNYGHPAGDQVIMNLAEIIKTSVRETDIPGRYGGEEFAIVLPDTDAKSALRVAERIRLATEKTLIRYEQLELQVTISLGIAQLDERQDDYMAWISEADQALYQAKETGRNKVVIKS, encoded by the coding sequence ATGGCTAAGCCAAATGCTGAACAGGCCGAACTGGAAGCCATGCATTGGCAACTCAATCTGCTCGGCTCTATCGAGGTGGGTATTGTGGTGCTGGACAGGGAATACCGGGTTAAGACCTGGAATGAGTTTATGCATAACCACAGCGGCATACTACCGAGCAAAATACGCGGCCAGAGGCTGTTTGAGTTTTTTGAGGAAATCAACGAACAGTGGTTTATCCGTAAAACCCGCCCTGTTTTTGAACTGAACAGTCCGGCCTTTTTGATCTGGGAGCAGCAGCCTTATCTGTTTAAGTTTGCCAGTCACCGGCCGGTGACCAGCGCCAGTGAACTGATGTACCAGAACATTACTCTGTTCCCGTTGATGGCCCCAAGTGGCAAAGTAGAACACCTCTGTATCATGGTGTATGACGTCACCGACGAGGTCATCAGCAAACAGCAGTTAAACCAGGCCAATGACAAGCTGCAGCAGATGAGCAGGATCGATGGTCTGACCGGACTGTATAATCGTCGCTTCTGGGAAGAGTCCTGCATGCTGGAGTTTAAGCGTTGCATGCGTAATCAGGGGCAGGCCTCTTTGTTGATGCTGGATATCGATCATTTTAAACCCGTGAACGATAACTACGGGCATCCGGCAGGGGATCAGGTGATCATGAACCTGGCAGAGATCATTAAAACCTCAGTACGGGAGACGGATATTCCAGGCCGCTACGGTGGTGAAGAGTTTGCCATCGTGCTGCCGGATACCGATGCCAAATCAGCACTCAGAGTCGCCGAGCGCATCAGGCTGGCCACTGAGAAAACCCTGATCAGGTACGAACAACTGGAACTGCAGGTCACTATCAGTCTGGGCATTGCTCAGTTAGACGAACGGCAGGACGACTATATGGCCTGGATTAGTGAGGCAGATCAGGCCCTGTATCAGGCCAAAGAAACAGGTCGCAACAAAGTGGTTATTAAAAGCTAA
- the dinB gene encoding DNA polymerase IV yields MAKIIHIDMDCFFAAVEMRDNPQWRDIPLAIGGSADRRGVIATCNYPARKYGIHSAMSTAQALKRCPQLKLVRGSMQRYVEESRRIREIFSRYTEHIEPLSLDEAYLDVSDSQLFQGSATLIAGDIRRAIFAETGLTASAGVAPCKFVAKIASDINKPDGLYTVTPAELDGFVRKLELKAIPGVGKVTWEKLQAMGLFTCDDVRRYPFDKLIKRFGKFGLALWQRSHGQDLRKVKAGRQRKSVGAEVTLPQDLYDFEQCWQVAESLFGKLQQRLAACQQDLAIQSQGVKLKFSDFVQTTVEHRQSRLDKAAFVPLLHEALSRQQGRGIRLVGLHVALPTEADSQQLCFELPSLECQSA; encoded by the coding sequence ATGGCCAAGATCATTCATATCGACATGGACTGCTTTTTTGCTGCCGTAGAGATGCGCGACAATCCGCAGTGGCGGGATATCCCTCTGGCCATCGGCGGCAGCGCAGATCGACGGGGAGTGATTGCCACCTGTAACTATCCGGCGCGAAAATACGGCATTCACTCCGCCATGTCTACGGCGCAGGCCCTTAAACGTTGCCCTCAGTTGAAACTGGTGAGAGGGAGTATGCAGCGTTATGTGGAGGAATCCCGCCGCATTCGCGAGATTTTCAGCCGTTATACCGAACACATCGAACCCTTGTCGCTGGATGAGGCTTATCTGGATGTGAGCGACAGTCAATTGTTTCAGGGCAGTGCCACCCTGATTGCCGGGGACATCCGCCGGGCGATTTTTGCTGAAACCGGTCTGACCGCTTCTGCCGGCGTCGCCCCCTGTAAGTTCGTGGCCAAGATCGCCAGCGACATCAACAAACCCGATGGTCTTTACACCGTCACGCCAGCAGAACTGGATGGTTTTGTGCGTAAACTGGAACTCAAAGCGATTCCCGGTGTAGGCAAAGTCACCTGGGAAAAGCTGCAGGCCATGGGGCTGTTTACCTGTGATGATGTGCGCCGTTATCCCTTTGATAAGCTGATAAAGCGTTTCGGTAAGTTCGGCCTTGCCCTGTGGCAGCGCTCACATGGTCAGGATCTGCGTAAGGTTAAAGCCGGGCGGCAGCGCAAATCAGTGGGTGCGGAGGTGACGTTGCCGCAGGATCTGTATGACTTTGAGCAATGCTGGCAGGTGGCAGAAAGCTTATTTGGTAAGTTGCAACAACGTCTGGCCGCGTGTCAGCAGGATCTGGCGATCCAGAGTCAGGGGGTAAAACTTAAATTTTCCGATTTTGTACAAACCACGGTTGAACATCGCCAGAGTCGTCTGGATAAGGCCGCTTTTGTGCCGTTGTTGCACGAGGCCCTGAGTCGTCAGCAGGGCAGAGGGATCCGGCTGGTAGGTTTACATGTGGCCCTGCCAACAGAAGCTGACAGCCAGCAGCTTTGCTTTGAACTGCCATCCCTTGAGTGCCAGAGTGCTTAG
- a CDS encoding M17 family metallopeptidase, which yields MAFPQAKNESNLDKAISTDSDWDAVILIAPDHQHLNNLTLKETIDAHQRIDARVGTDCMLLIASGIAGGRLVYAPTGELNRGFDDVRRFGDAAKKAIVMARDAGARNPLLVVSGVPENDDFAHALEVAYLGACQALWQPLEAREALNEAEIEPVQSIGLYAKGKLDMDWLQAVEAGRRLARDLCGTEPERMAPPRFAQYCEQAFADSAVKVEVISDDDTLRKDYPLLHAVGRCSVHVPRHQPRVIRLEYTGEGEIQQNLFFAGKGITYDTGGADLKTDGHMAGMSRDKGGAAAVAGFMQCLARFKPKGIRVVAEIGAVRNSIGSDAFVADEIITSHAGVRVRIGNTDAEGRLVLADLLSHLREQAKDAVDPTLFSVATLTGHAARTYGPYTAYVENGAARTHHCGDKLTRVGDIWGDPGEVSRSRREDFDFVRPRTKADDVLSSNNGPSATTARGHQFPMAFLTIASGLIRHDSNAEVPLPYVHVDIAGSGVEGGDWQHDSPTGAPVVALAARYMGF from the coding sequence ATGGCATTTCCCCAGGCAAAAAACGAATCCAATCTCGATAAAGCCATTAGCACAGACAGCGACTGGGACGCGGTGATCCTGATCGCCCCTGATCACCAGCATCTGAATAATCTTACCCTGAAAGAAACTATCGACGCCCACCAGCGTATTGATGCCCGGGTAGGTACAGACTGTATGTTGCTGATAGCCAGTGGCATCGCCGGCGGCAGACTGGTCTACGCACCGACAGGGGAGCTGAACCGTGGTTTTGATGATGTGCGCCGCTTCGGTGATGCAGCCAAAAAAGCCATTGTTATGGCCCGCGACGCCGGCGCCCGCAATCCGTTGCTGGTGGTTTCCGGTGTGCCGGAGAATGATGATTTCGCCCATGCCCTGGAAGTGGCCTATCTGGGAGCCTGTCAGGCTCTGTGGCAGCCACTGGAAGCCCGCGAGGCGCTTAATGAGGCTGAGATTGAGCCGGTACAGAGTATTGGTCTGTATGCCAAAGGTAAACTGGATATGGACTGGTTGCAGGCCGTAGAAGCCGGTCGCCGTCTGGCCCGGGATCTTTGCGGTACCGAGCCTGAGCGTATGGCTCCGCCCCGTTTTGCACAATACTGTGAACAGGCCTTTGCCGACAGTGCGGTCAAAGTCGAAGTGATCAGTGACGATGACACACTGCGCAAGGATTACCCCTTATTGCATGCAGTAGGACGCTGCTCTGTGCATGTTCCGCGGCATCAGCCGCGGGTGATTCGCCTCGAATATACCGGTGAGGGTGAAATCCAGCAGAACCTGTTTTTTGCCGGTAAAGGCATTACCTATGACACCGGTGGGGCGGATCTGAAAACCGATGGGCATATGGCCGGTATGAGCCGGGACAAAGGTGGCGCCGCTGCGGTAGCCGGCTTTATGCAATGTCTGGCCCGATTTAAGCCTAAAGGGATTCGGGTTGTGGCGGAAATCGGAGCGGTGCGTAACAGTATCGGCTCTGATGCCTTTGTGGCGGACGAGATCATCACCAGCCACGCCGGTGTGCGGGTGCGTATCGGTAATACCGATGCCGAAGGGCGACTGGTGCTGGCCGATTTGCTTTCACATTTGCGTGAGCAGGCCAAAGATGCAGTGGATCCCACGCTGTTTTCCGTGGCCACTCTGACAGGCCATGCGGCACGCACTTATGGCCCATACACCGCTTATGTGGAAAATGGCGCGGCCAGAACGCATCACTGTGGCGATAAACTGACCCGCGTCGGTGATATCTGGGGTGATCCGGGCGAAGTATCCCGTTCACGGCGGGAAGATTTTGATTTTGTCAGACCGCGCACTAAAGCCGATGATGTGCTCTCTTCCAATAACGGCCCTTCGGCGACGACGGCGCGGGGGCATCAGTTCCCTATGGCTTTTTTGACTATCGCTTCGGGGCTGATCAGGCATGACAGCAATGCCGAAGTGCCGCTGCCTTATGTGCATGTGGATATTGCCGGCAGTGGTGTTGAGGGCGGCGACTGGCAACATGACAGCCCGACCGGCGCGCCGGTCGTGGCACTGGCAGCCCGGTATATGGGGTTCTAG
- a CDS encoding DUF1653 domain-containing protein gives MTVKPGRYRHYKGNDYQVLGVARHSEDETEFVVYRPLYGEGALWIRPLSMFTEEVEVEGKLVPRFAFESGLHD, from the coding sequence ATGACAGTTAAACCCGGTCGATACCGGCATTACAAAGGCAATGACTATCAGGTGCTGGGCGTGGCCCGGCACAGTGAAGATGAGACAGAGTTTGTGGTGTATCGGCCTCTGTATGGTGAAGGGGCCCTGTGGATCCGGCCTCTTAGCATGTTTACCGAAGAGGTTGAAGTGGAAGGTAAACTCGTACCAAGGTTTGCCTTTGAATCAGGCTTGCACGATTAA
- a CDS encoding class I SAM-dependent methyltransferase, giving the protein MSGSNAGAWDAYWQKATRAGFQNKEAEHAEIEQFWNQFFISEFQHQPPAVMLELACGKGAVSDIAHQCLEKTTQSQPLNQNTEIEVRHYCLDYSLAAVKTTTETLGLQGGLVADGAALPIKTASADLIFSQFGIEYAGDHALINAAEILTPQGRMAAIIHHRDGLIYQHASTSSDALQQVIQSGVFELARNAFAAGFNMLKGNGSHDDFQKADRALSIPVRKMTTLLRQQGPGIADGIILQFYRDLGDMFNRMQAFNASDIINWLNSMEEDFSSHLQRMQSMLGAAYDKDTITQQCQQLTSLGMTIEECKEVTNPQGILGWQLIVQA; this is encoded by the coding sequence ATGTCGGGAAGCAACGCCGGTGCATGGGATGCCTATTGGCAAAAAGCCACTAGAGCCGGATTCCAAAACAAGGAAGCAGAGCATGCAGAAATTGAACAGTTCTGGAATCAGTTTTTTATCAGCGAGTTTCAGCACCAGCCACCCGCAGTAATGCTGGAACTGGCCTGTGGTAAAGGTGCTGTCAGTGACATTGCCCACCAATGTCTGGAGAAAACCACACAATCCCAACCTCTCAATCAGAATACTGAGATTGAGGTAAGGCACTATTGCCTCGACTATTCATTGGCTGCGGTTAAGACCACAACAGAAACACTTGGCCTGCAAGGGGGGCTGGTGGCCGATGGTGCAGCGCTGCCGATAAAGACTGCCTCGGCGGATTTGATATTCAGTCAGTTTGGTATTGAATATGCCGGTGACCATGCGCTGATAAACGCCGCAGAAATCCTGACACCACAAGGCAGGATGGCGGCTATTATCCATCATCGTGACGGTCTGATTTACCAGCATGCCAGTACCAGTAGCGATGCCCTGCAACAGGTAATACAAAGTGGTGTGTTTGAATTAGCCAGAAACGCCTTTGCGGCGGGTTTTAATATGCTCAAAGGCAATGGGAGCCATGATGACTTTCAAAAGGCCGACAGGGCGCTTTCGATTCCGGTCAGAAAAATGACGACACTTTTACGGCAACAGGGCCCCGGGATTGCCGATGGCATCATACTGCAGTTTTATCGCGATCTTGGCGATATGTTTAATCGTATGCAGGCCTTTAACGCATCAGATATCATCAACTGGCTTAATAGCATGGAGGAAGATTTCTCCAGCCATTTACAACGTATGCAGTCGATGCTTGGCGCCGCCTATGATAAAGACACAATAACTCAGCAATGCCAGCAACTAACCAGCCTTGGAATGACCATTGAGGAATGTAAGGAAGTGACAAACCCTCAGGGCATTCTGGGCTGGCAGTTAATCGTGCAAGCCTGA
- a CDS encoding TonB-dependent receptor plug domain-containing protein, whose protein sequence is MTNGTKIALAVQMGLFGSALLMPLSSAQAQDQTQTEEVEKISVTGSRIQRVNMVSASPVTEISAADIAITGLTRVEDILNDMPALFAAQTGMAANGATGTATLNLRNLGSTRTLVLVNGRRLPAGSPIAGGIAPDVNQIPASLIERIEVLTGGASATYGSDAVAGVVNFILKDDFEGFTFDYQHSFYQHQNDNDAIQEKVEALNFELPTSHVRDGHSNDFSFMLGANTADGAGNVTLYGTFRDIKALRQSERDFSACALFYDANNEFICGGSGTTPAGQFTDFDQYAYEVSGDEFVPFTNLYNYGPLNYYQRPDKRKTFGAIGNYEINEHADVYAELSFMDDRSVAQIAPSGAFFVTNTLFCGNPLMSDQQFETICASQGLTREDTLQGVYIGRRSVEGAPRRNDLRHTSHRGVLGVRGIIDDNWSYDVFANYSNVSMVQTYQNDLSTTRIIRALNVVADSEGNPVCQSVLDGSDPNCVPWNVFREGGVTQAQLNYLVLPLYSRGDTTTTQVSGYVTGDLTEAGVMFPGTSTGVGVVAGLEYRRESLVFAPDQGFTSGDGAGQGGPTGAVSGGFNVKEFFGELDIPLLEARSFAEELTLELAYRYSDYSTDKTTNTYKVALDWGINEDIRFRSSFQRAVRAGNVRDLFRPQTLGLFNMNDDPCGANGTMSLEDCVRTGLDPSQYKAAGLTSPAGQYNTITGGNPNLDPEESDTISFGFALSPSALPGFNMNIDYFDIEVDKAITNIPQTTIIQKCGATGDPTFCNLVNRGPNGNLWVGQASVTATDINIGFLATSGVDIEATYDFSLDDMGTLNLSLVGTWLEKLDNEPVPGDPVIECAGYWDRTSCLQPSPEWRHNLRATWTTPWDANLTATWRYLGEAQEYTGVNTPAGPTTFSSQNYLDLAATWQAHEHVSLRLGINNVLDKEPPLLPNAPTGSGNGNTFPGFYDALGRYVFAGVTLTY, encoded by the coding sequence ATGACTAATGGCACAAAGATCGCCTTAGCAGTACAAATGGGGCTGTTTGGCAGTGCACTGCTGATGCCTTTATCCAGTGCACAGGCACAGGATCAGACACAAACTGAAGAAGTGGAAAAAATATCCGTCACAGGATCGCGGATCCAACGGGTGAATATGGTCAGCGCCAGTCCAGTGACCGAAATCAGCGCCGCAGACATTGCCATCACGGGGTTAACCCGTGTCGAAGATATCCTTAACGATATGCCCGCTCTGTTTGCTGCTCAAACCGGCATGGCCGCCAATGGCGCCACCGGTACCGCCACCCTCAACTTAAGAAACCTTGGCAGTACCCGCACGCTGGTGCTGGTTAATGGCCGTCGCCTGCCAGCAGGTTCACCCATAGCTGGCGGTATTGCTCCGGATGTAAACCAGATCCCCGCATCCCTGATTGAGCGGATTGAGGTACTGACCGGAGGCGCATCAGCAACCTATGGTTCGGATGCCGTGGCCGGGGTGGTCAACTTTATTCTTAAAGATGATTTCGAAGGCTTTACTTTTGATTACCAGCACAGCTTCTACCAGCACCAAAATGACAACGACGCGATTCAGGAAAAGGTTGAAGCACTGAATTTTGAGTTGCCTACCAGCCATGTACGGGACGGTCATTCCAATGACTTTTCCTTTATGCTGGGGGCCAATACTGCCGACGGTGCCGGTAATGTAACCCTTTATGGTACCTTCAGGGATATCAAAGCATTGCGCCAGTCGGAGCGTGATTTCAGTGCCTGCGCGCTGTTTTATGATGCCAATAATGAGTTCATTTGCGGCGGCTCGGGTACCACACCCGCCGGTCAGTTTACTGACTTTGATCAGTATGCTTATGAAGTCAGCGGTGATGAATTTGTACCCTTTACAAATCTCTATAACTACGGCCCGCTGAATTACTACCAGCGTCCGGATAAACGCAAAACCTTTGGTGCTATCGGTAACTATGAAATCAATGAGCATGCCGATGTGTATGCAGAACTGAGCTTTATGGATGATCGCAGTGTGGCGCAGATTGCCCCATCCGGCGCCTTCTTTGTAACCAATACGCTGTTCTGCGGCAACCCACTGATGTCTGATCAGCAGTTTGAAACCATCTGTGCCTCTCAGGGCCTGACCAGAGAAGATACACTTCAGGGCGTCTATATAGGCCGGCGCAGTGTTGAAGGTGCGCCTCGCCGCAATGATTTGCGCCACACTTCACACCGTGGCGTGTTAGGGGTAAGAGGCATTATCGACGACAACTGGTCCTATGACGTATTTGCGAATTACTCCAACGTCAGCATGGTACAAACCTACCAGAATGATCTGTCTACCACCCGTATTATCCGGGCATTGAATGTAGTCGCGGATAGTGAAGGCAACCCGGTTTGTCAGTCTGTGCTTGACGGTAGTGATCCAAACTGTGTGCCTTGGAATGTGTTCCGCGAGGGCGGTGTGACTCAGGCCCAGTTAAACTATCTGGTATTGCCCCTGTATTCCCGTGGTGACACTACCACCACCCAGGTCAGTGGTTATGTGACAGGTGATCTGACCGAAGCCGGCGTTATGTTCCCGGGTACCTCCACTGGTGTTGGTGTGGTCGCGGGCCTGGAATACCGCCGCGAGTCACTGGTATTTGCACCTGACCAGGGGTTTACCTCAGGCGATGGTGCTGGTCAGGGCGGCCCGACCGGCGCGGTGAGCGGCGGATTTAATGTCAAAGAATTCTTTGGTGAACTGGACATCCCGCTGCTGGAAGCACGCTCTTTTGCTGAAGAATTAACATTGGAACTGGCCTATCGCTACTCTGACTACTCCACCGATAAGACCACCAATACCTATAAAGTCGCTCTGGACTGGGGAATTAACGAAGACATACGTTTCCGCAGCAGCTTCCAGCGTGCTGTGCGGGCAGGGAATGTACGGGATCTGTTCAGGCCTCAGACATTGGGTCTGTTTAATATGAACGACGACCCTTGTGGCGCCAACGGCACTATGTCGCTGGAAGACTGTGTGCGTACCGGCCTTGATCCATCCCAGTACAAGGCTGCCGGGCTGACTAGTCCTGCCGGGCAGTACAATACCATTACCGGAGGTAATCCCAACCTGGATCCGGAAGAGTCTGATACCATCTCCTTTGGTTTTGCACTCTCTCCCAGCGCATTACCCGGCTTTAATATGAATATTGACTACTTCGATATTGAAGTAGATAAGGCCATTACCAATATTCCACAGACGACTATCATTCAGAAGTGCGGAGCCACCGGTGACCCCACCTTCTGTAATCTGGTTAACCGTGGGCCCAATGGTAACCTGTGGGTCGGCCAGGCCAGCGTTACGGCAACGGATATCAATATAGGTTTCCTTGCCACCAGTGGCGTGGATATCGAAGCCACCTATGACTTCAGTCTGGATGATATGGGTACGCTCAATTTGAGCCTGGTGGGAACCTGGCTGGAGAAGCTGGATAACGAGCCCGTACCCGGCGATCCTGTGATTGAATGTGCCGGCTACTGGGACCGCACTTCCTGCCTGCAACCCTCTCCGGAATGGCGCCATAATCTGCGTGCCACCTGGACTACACCATGGGACGCCAACCTGACGGCTACCTGGCGTTATCTGGGCGAAGCACAAGAGTATACCGGTGTGAACACTCCGGCCGGACCAACCACGTTCAGCAGCCAGAACTACCTGGATCTTGCAGCCACCTGGCAGGCCCATGAACATGTCTCACTGAGACTGGGTATCAATAATGTGCTCGATAAAGAGCCACCGTTGTTGCCCAACGCGCCGACAGGCTCAGGCAACGGTAATACCTTCCCCGGCTTCTATGATGCTCTGGGTCGCTATGTCTTTGCCGGTGTCACACTGACATATTAA
- a CDS encoding sensor histidine kinase, protein MLGSLIKNLPGWRFWLGNILFWLLMNTYAADLGYRSMTRAGREVEWLLVWFYYFGWWMPWAIVTPLVLAATRIVALNWQKWQRTLTQFTLMTLGAFGIYLALAVPMIAWFELGSITSEKLLESWSLLFERSAWHFDLLTYIAVVSIGYITQYYDKARKEEARSESLLRQLVQLELQSLKSQLNPHFLFNTLNTIASLIRLDEKDKAVRALSELSLMLRKVLENQSNQLISLAQEMEFIQSYLTIQQMRFENKLETRVEVNPECLEMDVPFMLLQPLVENAVQHGSQLESDKNRLSLQVWCQPGELHVKLTNKVPENDEHHGFGIGLKNCRERLNKLYDQTYQLRLTELDNGYFETYLILPAGGEDD, encoded by the coding sequence ATGTTAGGTTCGCTGATAAAAAACCTGCCCGGCTGGCGTTTCTGGCTTGGCAACATCCTGTTCTGGTTGTTGATGAATACCTATGCCGCCGATCTGGGCTACCGCAGTATGACCCGTGCGGGGCGGGAAGTAGAATGGCTGCTCGTCTGGTTTTACTATTTTGGCTGGTGGATGCCCTGGGCCATCGTGACGCCATTGGTGCTGGCGGCCACCCGTATAGTGGCTCTGAACTGGCAAAAATGGCAACGCACACTGACACAATTTACCCTGATGACACTCGGTGCGTTTGGAATTTATCTGGCACTGGCAGTGCCGATGATTGCCTGGTTCGAGCTGGGATCTATCACCTCTGAAAAGCTGCTGGAATCCTGGAGTCTTTTGTTTGAGCGCAGTGCCTGGCACTTTGATCTGCTCACCTATATTGCTGTGGTTTCAATTGGTTATATCACTCAATATTATGACAAGGCCCGTAAAGAAGAAGCCCGCAGCGAGAGTTTATTGCGCCAATTAGTGCAACTGGAGTTGCAATCGCTTAAATCACAACTGAACCCACATTTCCTGTTCAATACCTTAAATACTATCGCCAGTCTGATTCGTCTGGACGAGAAAGACAAAGCCGTGAGAGCGCTCAGTGAACTCAGCCTGATGCTGCGCAAGGTGTTGGAGAATCAGAGCAATCAGTTGATTAGTCTGGCTCAGGAAATGGAGTTTATTCAAAGCTATCTCACCATTCAGCAGATGCGCTTTGAGAATAAGCTGGAAACCCGGGTTGAGGTGAATCCGGAATGTCTGGAGATGGATGTGCCTTTTATGCTGTTACAGCCGCTGGTGGAAAATGCGGTGCAGCATGGTTCGCAACTCGAGTCTGATAAAAACCGGTTGTCGTTGCAGGTTTGGTGTCAGCCTGGCGAGCTGCATGTGAAGCTGACCAATAAGGTGCCCGAAAATGATGAACATCATGGATTTGGTATTGGTTTGAAAAATTGTCGCGAACGTCTGAATAAACTCTATGATCAAACGTATCAACTACGTCTGACTGAGCTGGATAACGGATACTTTGAGACTTACCTGATTTTGCCTGCCGGAGGAGAGGATGATTAA
- a CDS encoding LytR/AlgR family response regulator transcription factor, translating to MIKVLIADDETLARKTIALLLKDQQDIGEVLQAADGNQALSLYQAEKPELIFLDIQMPGLTGIQLAEKVDPQCVIIFVTAYDQYAITAFELNAIDYLLKPYDDERFYRALDKARARLREHEFGDYRQIGQLIRHMLDEQHRQYKSRLVIKDPGRIRLVEVEQIDFILGAGNYAEVHLFDGKSVLHRETLTSLEQQLDPSIFVRIHRSSIVRRSSICELRPNEKGDYTVILKSGQQLTLSRRNKHKLDELLG from the coding sequence ATGATTAAGGTACTGATTGCTGATGATGAAACCCTGGCCCGTAAAACCATAGCCCTGTTGTTAAAAGACCAGCAGGATATCGGTGAGGTATTGCAGGCTGCAGATGGCAATCAGGCGCTGAGTCTGTATCAGGCAGAAAAACCGGAACTGATTTTTCTGGATATTCAGATGCCAGGCCTGACCGGTATTCAACTGGCCGAGAAGGTGGATCCTCAGTGCGTGATTATTTTTGTCACCGCTTATGATCAATATGCGATCACCGCTTTTGAGCTCAATGCTATCGATTATCTGCTTAAACCCTACGACGATGAACGGTTTTACAGGGCGCTGGATAAAGCCAGGGCGCGATTGCGCGAGCATGAATTTGGCGACTATCGCCAGATAGGGCAGCTGATCCGCCATATGCTGGATGAGCAGCACCGGCAATACAAAAGCCGGCTGGTGATCAAGGACCCCGGGCGTATCCGGTTGGTCGAGGTAGAGCAGATTGATTTTATTCTTGGGGCCGGTAACTATGCCGAGGTGCATCTGTTTGACGGCAAGTCTGTGCTGCATCGTGAAACCCTGACCAGCCTGGAGCAACAGCTGGACCCGTCGATTTTTGTACGTATTCACCGTTCTTCCATTGTGCGGCGCAGCAGTATCTGTGAATTACGGCCAAATGAAAAAGGTGATTACACCGTGATCCTCAAAAGCGGCCAGCAACTGACCTTGTCGCGGCGCAATAAACATAAGCTGGATGAATTGCTGGGCTAA